TGGAATTAGTACCATTGCATGATACAACAATTGGGAAGGATATTTTCAATGCTGTTTATGGACTTCTGCAAAAGTACAATTTACTTTTGTCAAAACTGTGTGTCGCATTaagtaaagtttttaaaatcaaccTTTGGATTGTGCGTAACTTTTCTAAGTAGATATCTGAGTTTGCTCCCCAAGCAATAATGCCGTATCTCAAATTTGACTCAACCATTGCAAAATAATATATCCTCATGAAAGCGCATGCTCACCGCAGTCTTTTGATCTAGAACATTATTGATCTTAGTTTTTTGCACATATTACCAATATACACATCCCACCTGAAATACTGATCCACAGCAACGCCGAGATATTTTACAGAACTAACTCTAATAGTAATCTTAGGACAATCACAATCAGTTTGTTGGCAGAAGTCGTTGTGTATAACAAGGTTAGGGACTGTAGTTGAGGAACAGTTTATTGGAATCAAGCCAATTTAACAAGACTCCCACAATGTCTTTGGCTAAAGATAAAAGATTTGACCATGTTGGGTTTTTAAACATATCGTCAGCGTAAGAtatcattttacaatttaatcctacttccaaaaaattattgatataaattagTGGGCCCAGAACTGTACCTTGGGTTGGGTTACAGAATAGTTTTACATGTGAACTGCAactagaatttatttttactttctgaGTTCGATCTTGCAGgtaagattaaaaaagttgCTTTTGATCCACTGTGTCAAACGCTTTAtgcaaatctaaaaatattgcCATAGTACAGAGTGAATCATCGAGACCACCATATTTAGTCTTTGTCTGTACATTTAGACAATTCTGCGATAGCATCTGATGTACCTCTCTCTACCTTCCCTAAAACcaaattagtaaatttacagtaatttagaaaatatggGGTTTTCGTAGTTCTTCAACTGTTGATGTgtgaaacgaaaataaataacagAATAGGATTAAATGGTTAATAATACTAATTCATAAATTATagagtttaataaataatcaacaCAAAACAATATTACATACGTAGctcattaataaaatacataagCCCAACagtataaaatatacatatagtGGTAActtaagatataaaaaggATACATATACATAAATTAGTGTCCACCTAAATctaatcattaaataattacaataactctaaattatatgtaaaatttgattttattttgtaaaacgaTAAAGTTAGAAAGTTGATGATATACGTTTGGCAGTTGTGTAGGGATTTGTTTCTTTAAAGCGATTCAAAAACTTTAACGTTTtacaaaagaagttaaaataaacgtttttatacattttttggatttattattttatttttttttaatttaatttttattattacactaTAAACAGTCAACTTTAAATCCATCTTTAACTATaacttattttctttctttacaATAAACCTAATAAAGCTATCAACCAACGTTTCCTATAGAAtacgtttttctccatctcTCCTGGAATGTATCTTAACTAATCtcgcttttatttaattttttttgcataccCATTcggtttctttattaatcatttaaaaacaagCGAGTGACAAACGTAGGAAAAAAAACCATCAGTCTTAGACAATAATTACGTTCCCCTTAGTTAATTATATACAGACCAGCTGTACAAGCCGATTAAAAGaatcaatcaaaaaataaaagaaatgattttaaatcattaagtATTGCTAACGCAGCACTTATTTTATACACGTGcgttttcccattttttaattaatttctttaaacttTACACGGAAATAGACTTCTtatgtataatatatatttttgtttaactttaataatttatagaaTCATCATCGTTTTGGTTTTGTTATCGCATTATATCTCTTGGCTAGGTACCGTTTTGTGGCCGATGAAATAAACGTTTATATTTTGtccttatttttattaacaaattttttatcttcttATCAACGCTTTTATTCCACTGAAGCGCAAGATTTGCAACACGTCGTTTTATAAGTCGAAGAAGTGCACAAGTTCATCATCCTTACATTTGAACAAAACATCGACTTATCTGTGCAAAGGGATtctgtaaattaaaaagatatgttatgtcaaaaattgaataagATTTAGTATTTTAAGTTGGTTatgtttgaattattttcatcttaccttttaaattgataaaaatttatccaTTGACTAGCTATACTGTGAAATAtggaatttaataaattagggttaatttattttctttttcttaatttatgggacgttattttgttattataaatttgaaaagataAGAATTTTACCTTCTAAACATGGAGGTCCCTTACAAGATTTAGTAACAGGTGGTCGATGGAGATCTCTACAAGCTGTTCCGGCCGGTTTTTTGGTTCCGTACCAAACACACTGGAGGATTCTGTATTTTACTCCTTCTGCACCACAAGGTGCGTTAcactataaattaataataatactatatataataattaaaataggtGTACATTAAGGATGTGTACagtgataaaaaaattcattggaAACGACCAAACCGTATTTCAAAACCTcgattcgttcttgagataataaattttgaacttaacctaaattttaaagattttataatattaacaatttagtactgatttttataaaatcctaACAACTTTTTCGAGAAGTTAACCGTATTTcaaaatctctattcgttcttgagataataatttttgaacacaaaataaatttttatgattttataattaacaatttagtactatgatttttataaaatcttataaaatcgaattcttaagatatctttatCAAATCCTGGggatttatagaggaaagcATGTACTTTTTCGTGAACTAAACCatacttgaaaatctctattcgttcttgagatagtAATTATTGAACACAACTTGATTTTTATAGCTTTATCATAATTTGatcacttttaaaaaaatcgtgaaaaatcgaattcttaagatatctttatGAAATGCTACCGATTTATAAAGCAAAGTGTGAACTTTTTCGAGAACTTAGCCGTATTTcaaaatctctattcgttcttgagataataatttttgaagacaacctaaatttttatgattttataactaacaatttagtactatgatttttatataatcctataaaatcgaattcttaagataccTTCATCAATGCTGGcgatttatagaggaaagtatgtacttttttgaTAACTAAACCATAGTTGAAAatcttaattcgttcttgagataataactaTTAAACACAACCTGATTTTTATAGCTTTATCATAATTTGaccacttttaaaaaaatcgtgaaaaatcgaattcttaagatatctttatGAAATGCTACCGATTTATAAAGGAAAGTGTGAACTTTTTCGAGAACTACCGTATTTtaaaatctctattcgttctcgagataataattattgaacacaacctgatttattattttatgatttttttattgactttatacattattaatttaaaccatACCATTTTCTTTATGTCCAGTAATGATTCTAATATTTACCTTTGACCAAGATCCCATCTTCCACTTTCCTATACATTTTACATTTTCGCACTCCTGCAAATCAACAGGTTTCTCGAAATCCTTACATTTAACAGCAGCAACCGAGGTGTTATAAAGATGACATTTCACTCCTCGCCTTTGCAAAGctattcacaaaaaaaatgtaatggcAATCTTATTTCTtatgtaatttaataatttttttgttacctGTATGTAACGCATAACACTTCGATTTAGAACACGTGGACCATTCGTCAACCACCCATTTCGGACACTCTTCAATCCCGCACTTTCTGACTGTAACCGGAAGTTCCAACCCTGCATCTTCGCACATGTTATCGTCCACACGTTGCGTGTTGTTATGTAGACGAACTAAACAGTGGATTTGTCGCGTTTGGAATCCATCCCCGCATGATTCTGAACATTTAGACCATTCAGTCATTACCCAATCGAATTTAAGATTTTCTGGTGGTCCTCTTCCTAGGATAATCGGAGCGGAATCTTTAGTGTTAATTAACTCCTCTGGGAAGGAAATTGTGCGGTGACCTCTTGAATATGCCTGAAAAGGCCATAAGCCCTACACAAATTATTGATAATTACTTATAGAGGTTTTTTTAGACGAGTTAAAATAGTGTTAATGTTATGAGTAAATTAGTAATGTTGCAAGTTTATACGTAGTTTAGATGACATTTTTGGTGAAATTCCCCGATGATTGAGAAactgaaaagaaaattgtaatcCTTACctgtaaatttgaaataagttGTTGAAAATATGGTAATGCCCTGGAGGCTGAACTAGTAGAGCCTTCTGGTCTGAGTGAGTCAGACGAAGAGGGCAGTTGAGATGCCGAAAGTTTACTCTTTAAAAGCAGCGATTAAAAAAGACAAGAGAAGagagtttttataaaaattaacgtTAAAATGAGTTAATATTTAAGgaaaaattgtatataaaattatttacctgATCTCGTTTTGAATCAACAGTACTTCCCGCTGCCCAACCGCTTAAGCTATTTGAATCTGCTTTTAATGACGGTGAAGTAGGAGTAAAAACCTTACTTTTcggttttttaatattatccgGTCTTTGTTCGTGCGAGTGATCATCGTTATTCAACATAGGATTTACCCTATCATCATCTCTTCTAGGTTGTATGTCGGGGGAATCATAAATAGTATCACTTTTTTGTTTCGATATTTCTTCAGAATTCATAAACTCCCCCGGTTTAGCTCTAACGGTTAACGTTAAATTAGCTGCCGATTTTCCAGCCGCGCAAGTATACGTTCCTTTATCAGCGTAAGCAACATTTTGAATCCTTAAAGCTCCTTTTTTCGATACGCGAAATTTCTTGGTTTTGGGTAACATCCTTCCGTTTTTAGTCCAAGCAATTTTTGTCCGATTAAATCGCTTAACGGGGCATTTGATTTTAACAACGGTTCCGTAGAAGACGGTTGCCGCACCgccaattttgagaaatacctGCAACGTAGGATGGTTTGGGATTAGCTTGGGAATAATTCCGATCGGGATTACTAGTCGATATTAGTTCGCGAACGATTCGTTGCTTATGGAAACTGATGTGGCGGACGTGAACCGGCTGTGCGAACTTAATTAAGATTGAGTTGTGATCTGTTATTGCGTCCCGGTTACATTCCGTATATTAATTCCACGAAGTAAACAACTTAGAGTGAAGTTGTAATAAAGTccttttaattacaaaataaaagaaatagttTTATACTCTtacctttttctttttaacgcTATGTTGAATATAAGTCgaatttgaaacgtcaatATGCGGTTTATCAGATTCTAAAACGCAACTTTTAGTGTTACATGGCTTTTTCTCGGAAGGTCTAGGACTTGGACACATAGAAATTGGTCTATCTACCGTATGATTTTGCGCCATAACTTGTTTACACTCGACTTTACGTGTCTTTTCGCCGGTTCCGCAGGCCCTCGAGCATTTGGACCATTCGGTTACGATCCACTTAACAGGACAGTCGAGTACGTTACAGTATTGTCTATCCGGGGGCGGTGGTTGAGGGCACATGTTGTTGGGAACAACGACGGTGTTACCACCACCTTGCGTCACCTCGTGTATGCAGTTGACCTCCCTTGTTTGTATCCCAATCCCGCAGGACTGCGTGCACTGTGAGAAATCGGAATAATTCCATCTCGGCGGGCACGGGTAGTCATTACAGGTTCTGATCAAGATTTCCGGTTTGGTTTCGCGGGGGCAAAGGTACGGGGAGGTGACCTTTTGCGTGTCATCGCGCACGCAATTCACAATCAGCTCTTGGACGCCACCTAAACAAGTAGCACTGCAATGAGTGTATCCTTGTTCCCTCCAAGAATACGTACTGCGAGGGCTACCACCTCCGACCTTGATGTTCTGATTTGTGTCTTGTCGGTAAGGATCATCCTTAATATCTAAACGTTCGGATGAGCAGGGTTCGAGAAAGCAGCTTCCGGTTTCAGCTGGTTTCTCACCGCTACATTTATTATCTGGTAATTTAGCTATGGTACGTGAAAACTCTAAGAATATTTTGCAGTGCACCTGTCTTTTTCTTATACCCTCCCCGCACGTTACACTGCACGGCCCCCATTCATCCGCTATAAATCTGCAAAAATCCCCGTAACAAATATTAACGTCaacgatttaataataatccttAAAGAAAATCCTTACAAAATCTAGCAATCAATGTGTGCTTTTTGCATGCTGTCAAGAATAAACGATTTCATTATGTACACACATACACTTCCGATATGCCAAATAACCATTTGACATGAATATGTGATTTATCAGAGGAATGTTAATCTAATTATTCCGATCGAATTCATGCCAAAATGTCCGTTATCGTAGGAAAACcgttcgttattattaacctGTAGCTGTCATTTACCCGTATCAACGCTGAGCTGACGCCTTAATGGATATGATATGTTGGGAAATagttaaaatttatatgtatatgaaCACCCTGCATGGTGGAAAGGTTTTCACATTACTTtgtgtaataaaaagtttaaataaaaatatggcGAAGGCGCcggtttattatttttttttaaaaagcatttaaaacatttttgaataaatggtGTTTTTATACTTGGCATATGGAACACACGATAAAATACTCACTAATTGATACTTACACATCGGCTAAAGCGTGTAAGCGGTATTCGTGTCGTGACGGTCGTGAATTACAAGTTGTCGGAAGAGAAAAAAGAGTAAAATTGTGGTAGTGTGTAAACGTGGTGTGCAAAAGTGGCAAAACACTTAAGGCGTTGtgtttaattacttttaaatacataatattATACAGAATTATAGAGAGTACGAAAGGGGTATAACGAGGGACAAAAAAAAGATACAAGAAGAACAATAAGAAAAGGTGGTGTTACTTGGTTGGTGTTACGTTCCCAAAAACTCTGCCAGGTGCTAGAACGAAACTAAATTGTGTGTGGATGTGGTGTTGGTTCTTTTTTAGAGAAACGCCATACGTTAACCTATTCCAACTTCGAAGTCTGTTTAATAAGCACATTTTTTATGCTTACTAAAGTTAATTCgcttataaaatttttattttacttttactttaatgttgtaattttggattttgataacaatggATTATTTTGCTTTggaatgaaattaattataaagttataattaatgtgatttaatagtttaatgaaattcaaaattaaatagtttaacGGGAAAATAGCTagaaattaagttatttacgCCGACTTGGCGTCGAAAACATTAACCGACCTAACTACCGTCGAATTACAAAACTATGCCACTGCATTCCCATAAGCAGCGTTATATTCCAAACTGTAACTAACCGTACGAATTTGACTCAATTCGTAAAATCAACAATCCACTGTTACCGCCCTCCAGTTGGAAAatgtaaacttttaaaatttgagtCTCCTTTTTCATTGTTAtacgttttgtttaaataaacgaT
This genomic stretch from Onthophagus taurus isolate NC chromosome 7, IU_Otau_3.0, whole genome shotgun sequence harbors:
- the LOC111429151 gene encoding protein madd-4 isoform X5, whose amino-acid sequence is MQFGVISFLMFLSFLTSPSSSALDDNYTLPEIQQDLTITAEDDSEQELSSQLHDVDSRGAGGGWSAWSEWSPCSRSCDGGVAHQLRRCQKGGCRGDRVRYKICNMQPCPEARDFREDQCAAFNGQLYEGISYTWFAHYDDLNPCVLACKGRSFSEENDQSDDVVVVARLGEKVHDGTRCRPGSLDMCIDGKCQRVGCDLRIGSTLQVDACGVCGGDGSSCSRPLYHWTLASMSLCSATCGVGYKMSRPVCQNVVTGEEVEEQLCNESQRPDNTVIECNMHTCPPKWHAGDWGPCSASCGGGSKLRQVHCTEETNSTKIKIEDEKCSGYKPRYQESCNQMDCPKWHSSSWSGCSVSCGEGMQVRVVECRDHNDQPSVLCPSHLKPTTTKPCATGIQCPYSVDEHSEELMPGLYHTQPLIQPYPPSGPAIAERLIGEPVVPSESTFIADEWGPCSVTCGEGIRKRQVHCKIFLEFSRTIAKLPDNKCSGEKPAETGSCFLEPCSSERLDIKDDPYRQDTNQNIKVGGGSPRSTYSWREQGYTHCSATCLGGVQELIVNCVRDDTQKVTSPYLCPRETKPEILIRTCNDYPCPPRWNYSDFSQCTQSCGIGIQTREVNCIHEVTQGGGNTVVVPNNMCPQPPPPDRQYCNVLDCPVKWIVTEWSKCSRACGTGEKTRKVECKQVMAQNHTVDRPISMCPSPRPSEKKPCNTKSCVLESDKPHIDVSNSTYIQHSVKKKKVFLKIGGAATVFYGTVVKIKCPVKRFNRTKIAWTKNGRMLPKTKKFRVSKKGALRIQNVAYADKGTYTCAAGKSAANLTLTVRAKPGEFMNSEEISKQKSDTIYDSPDIQPRRDDDRVNPMLNNDDHSHEQRPDNIKKPKSKVFTPTSPSLKADSNSLSGWAAGSTVDSKRDQGLWPFQAYSRGHRTISFPEELINTKDSAPIILGRGPPENLKFDWVMTEWSKCSESCGDGFQTRQIHCLVRLHNNTQRVDDNMCEDAGLELPVTVRKCGIEECPKWVVDEWSTCSKSKCYALHTALQRRGVKCHLYNTSVAAVKCKDFEKPVDLQECENVKCIGKWKMGSWSKCNAPCGAEGVKYRILQCVWYGTKKPAGTACRDLHRPPVTKSCKGPPCLEESLCTDKSMFCSNVRMMNLCTSSTYKTTCCKSCASVE
- the LOC111429151 gene encoding protein madd-4 isoform X6 gives rise to the protein MQFGVISFLMFLSFLTSPSSSALDDNYTLPEIQQDLTITAEDDSEQELSSQLHDVDSRGAGGGWSAWSEWSPCSRSCDGGVAHQLRRCQKGGCRGDRVRYKICNMQPCPEARDFREDQCAAFNGQLYEGISYTWFAHYDDLNPCVLACKGRSFSEENDQSDDVVVVARLGEKVHDGTRCRPGSLDMCIDGKCQRVGCDLRIGSTLQVDACGVCGGDGSSCSRPLYHWTLASMSLCSATCGVGYKMSRPVCQNVVTGEEVEEQLCNESQRPDNTVIECNMHTCPPKWHAGDWGPCSASCGGGSKLRQVHCTEETNSTKIKIEDEKCSGYKPRYQESCNQMDCPKWHSSSWSGCSVSCGEGMQVRVVECRDHNDQPSVLCPSHLKPTTTKPCATGIQCPYSVDEHSEELMPGLYHTQPLIQPYPPSGPAIAERLIGEPVVPSESTFIADEWGPCSVTCGEGIRKRQVHCKIFLEFSRTIAKLPDNKCSGEKPAETGSCFLEPCSSERLDIKDDPYRQDTNQNIKVGGGSPRSTYSWREQGYTHCSATCLGGVQELIVNCVRDDTQKVTSPYLCPRETKPEILIRTCNDYPCPPRWNYSDFSQCTQSCGIGIQTREVNCIHEVTQGGGNTVVVPNNMCPQPPPPDRQYCNVLDCPVKWIVTEWSKCSRACGTGEKTRKVECKQVMAQNHTVDRPISMCPSPRPSEKKPCNTKSCVLESDKPHIDVSNSTYIQHSVKKKKVFLKIGGAATVFYGTVVKIKCPVKRFNRTKIAWTKNGRMLPKTKKFRVSKKGALRIQNVAYADKGTYTCAAGKSAANLTLTVRAKPGEFMNSEEISKQKSDTIYDSPDIQPRRDDDRVNPMLNNDDHSHEQRPDNIKKPKSKVFTPTSPSLKADSNSLSGWAAGSTVDSKRDQAYSRGHRTISFPEELINTKDSAPIILGRGPPENLKFDWVMTEWSKCSESCGDGFQTRQIHCLVRLHNNTQRVDDNMCEDAGLELPVTVRKCGIEECPKWVVDEWSTCSKSKCYALHTALQRRGVKCHLYNTSVAAVKCKDFEKPVDLQECENVKCIGKWKMGSWSKCNAPCGAEGVKYRILQCVWYGTKKPAGTACRDLHRPPVTKSCKGPPCLEESLCTDKSMFCSNVRMMNLCTSSTYKTTCCKSCASVE
- the LOC111429151 gene encoding protein madd-4 isoform X7 — protein: MQFGVISFLMFLSFLTSPSSSALDDNYTLPEIQQDLTITAEDDSEQELSSQLHDVDSRGAGGGWSAWSEWSPCSRSCDGGVAHQLRRCQKGGCRGDRVRYKICNMQPCPEARDFREDQCAAFNGQLYEGISYTWFAHYDDLNPCVLACKGRSFSEENDQSDDVVVVARLGEKVHDGTRCRPGSLDMCIDGKCQRVGCDLRIGSTLQVDACGVCGGDGSSCSRPLYHWTLASMSLCSATCGVGYKMSRPVCQNVVTGEEVEEQLCNESQRPDNTVIECNMHTCPPKWHAGDWGPCSASCGGGSKLRQVHCTEETNSTKIKIEDEKCSGYKPRYQESCNQMDCPKWHSSSWSGCSVSCGEGMQVRVVECRDHNDQPSVLCPSHLKPTTTKPCATGIQCPYSVDEHSEELMPGLYHTQPLIQPYPPSGPAIAERLIGEPVVPSESTKFKVYFACGWVYVRFIADEWGPCSVTCGEGIRKRQVHCKIFLEFSRTIAKLPDNKCSGEKPAETGSCFLEPCSSERLDIKDDPYRQDTNQNIKVGGGSPRSTYSWREQGYTHCSATCLGGVQELIVNCVRDDTQKVTSPYLCPRETKPEILIRTCNDYPCPPRWNYSDFSQCTQSCGIGIQTREVNCIHEVTQGGGNTVVVPNNMCPQPPPPDRQYCNVLDCPVKWIVTEWSKCSRACGTGEKTRKVECKQVMAQNHTVDRPISMCPSPRPSEKKPCNTKSCVLESDKPHIDVSNSTYIQHSVKKKKVFLKIGGAATVFYGTVVKIKCPVKRFNRTKIAWTKNGRMLPKTKKFRVSKKGALRIQNVAYADKGTYTCAAGKSAANLTLTVRAKPGEFMNSEEISKQKSDTIYDSPDIQPRRDDDRVNPMLNNDDHSHEQRPDNIKKPKSKVFTPTSPSLKADSNSLSGWAAGSTVDSKRDQSKLSASQLPSSSDSLRPEGSTSSASRALPYFQQLISNLQGLWPFQAYSRGHRTISFPEELINTKDSAPIILGRGPPENLKFDWVMTEWSKCSESCGDGFQTRQIHCLVRLHNNTQRVDDNMCEDAGLELPVTVRKCGIEECPKWVVDEWSTCSKSKCYALHTALQRRGVKCHLYNTSVAAVKCKDFEKPVDLQECENVKCIGKWKMGSWSKCNAPCGAEGVKYRILQCVWYGTKKPAGTACRDLHRPPVTKSCKGPPCLEESLCTDKSMFCSNVRMMNLCTSSTYKTTCCKSCASVE
- the LOC111429151 gene encoding protein madd-4 isoform X3, whose translation is MQFGVISFLMFLSFLTSPSSSALDDNYTLPEIQQDLTITAEDDSEQELSSQLHDVDSRGAGGGWSAWSEWSPCSRSCDGGVAHQLRRCQKGGCRGDRVRYKICNMQPCPEARDFREDQCAAFNGQLYEGISYTWFAHYDDLNPCVLACKGRSFSEENDQSDDVVVVARLGEKVHDGTRCRPGSLDMCIDGKCQRVGCDLRIGSTLQVDACGVCGGDGSSCSRPLYHWTLASMSLCSATCGVGYKMSRPVCQNVVTGEEVEEQLCNESQRPDNTVIECNMHTCPPKWHAGDWGPCSASCGGGSKLRQVHCTEETNSTKIKIEDEKCSGYKPRYQESCNQMDCPKWHSSSWSGCSVSCGEGMQVRVVECRDHNDQPSVLCPSHLKPTTTKPCATGIQCPYSVDEHSEELMPGLYHTQPLIQPYPPSGPAIAERLIGEPVVPSESTFIADEWGPCSVTCGEGIRKRQVHCKIFLEFSRTIAKLPDNKCSGEKPAETGSCFLEPCSSERLDIKDDPYRQDTNQNIKVGGGSPRSGVQELIVNCVRDDTQKVTSPYLCPRETKPEILIRTCNDYPCPPRWNYSDFSQCTQSCGIGIQTREVNCIHEVTQGGGNTVVVPNNMCPQPPPPDRQYCNVLDCPVKWIVTEWSKCSRACGTGEKTRKVECKQVMAQNHTVDRPISMCPSPRPSEKKPCNTKSCVLESDKPHIDVSNSTYIQHSVKKKKVFLKIGGAATVFYGTVVKIKCPVKRFNRTKIAWTKNGRMLPKTKKFRVSKKGALRIQNVAYADKGTYTCAAGKSAANLTLTVRAKPGEFMNSEEISKQKSDTIYDSPDIQPRRDDDRVNPMLNNDDHSHEQRPDNIKKPKSKVFTPTSPSLKADSNSLSGWAAGSTVDSKRDQSKLSASQLPSSSDSLRPEGSTSSASRALPYFQQLISNLQGLWPFQAYSRGHRTISFPEELINTKDSAPIILGRGPPENLKFDWVMTEWSKCSESCGDGFQTRQIHCLVRLHNNTQRVDDNMCEDAGLELPVTVRKCGIEECPKWVVDEWSTCSKSKCYALHTALQRRGVKCHLYNTSVAAVKCKDFEKPVDLQECENVKCIGKWKMGSWSKCNAPCGAEGVKYRILQCVWYGTKKPAGTACRDLHRPPVTKSCKGPPCLEESLCTDKSMFCSNVRMMNLCTSSTYKTTCCKSCASVE
- the LOC111429151 gene encoding protein madd-4 isoform X1, which encodes MQFGVISFLMFLSFLTSPSSSALDDNYTLPEIQQDLTITAEDDSEQELSSQLHDVDSRGAGGGWSAWSEWSPCSRSCDGGVAHQLRRCQKGGCRGDRVRYKICNMQPCPEARDFREDQCAAFNGQLYEGISYTWFAHYDDLNPCVLACKGRSFSEENDQSDDVVVVARLGEKVHDGTRCRPGSLDMCIDGKCQRVGCDLRIGSTLQVDACGVCGGDGSSCSRPLYHWTLASMSLCSATCGVGYKMSRPVCQNVVTGEEVEEQLCNESQRPDNTVIECNMHTCPPKWHAGDWGPCSASCGGGSKLRQVHCTEETNSTKIKIEDEKCSGYKPRYQESCNQMDCPKWHSSSWSGCSVSCGEGMQVRVVECRDHNDQPSVLCPSHLKPTTTKPCATGIQCPYSVDEHSEELMPGLYHTQPLIQPYPPSGPAIAERLIGEPVVPSESTFIADEWGPCSVTCGEGIRKRQVHCKIFLEFSRTIAKLPDNKCSGEKPAETGSCFLEPCSSERLDIKDDPYRQDTNQNIKVGGGSPRSTYSWREQGYTHCSATCLGGVQELIVNCVRDDTQKVTSPYLCPRETKPEILIRTCNDYPCPPRWNYSDFSQCTQSCGIGIQTREVNCIHEVTQGGGNTVVVPNNMCPQPPPPDRQYCNVLDCPVKWIVTEWSKCSRACGTGEKTRKVECKQVMAQNHTVDRPISMCPSPRPSEKKPCNTKSCVLESDKPHIDVSNSTYIQHSVKKKKVFLKIGGAATVFYGTVVKIKCPVKRFNRTKIAWTKNGRMLPKTKKFRVSKKGALRIQNVAYADKGTYTCAAGKSAANLTLTVRAKPGEFMNSEEISKQKSDTIYDSPDIQPRRDDDRVNPMLNNDDHSHEQRPDNIKKPKSKVFTPTSPSLKADSNSLSGWAAGSTVDSKRDQSKLSASQLPSSSDSLRPEGSTSSASRALPYFQQLISNLQGLWPFQAYSRGHRTISFPEELINTKDSAPIILGRGPPENLKFDWVMTEWSKCSESCGDGFQTRQIHCLVRLHNNTQRVDDNMCEDAGLELPVTVRKCGIEECPKWVVDEWSTCSKSKCYALHTALQRRGVKCHLYNTSVAAVKCKDFEKPVDLQECENVKCIGKWKMGSWSKCNAPCGAEGVKYRILQCVWYGTKKPAGTACRDLHRPPVTKSCKGPPCLEESLCTDKSMFCSNVRMMNLCTSSTYKTTCCKSCASVE
- the LOC111429151 gene encoding protein madd-4 isoform X2: MQFGVISFLMFLSFLTSPSSSALDDNYTLPEIQQDLTITAEDDSEQELSSQLHDVDSRGAGGGWSAWSEWSPCSRSCDGGVAHQLRRCQKGGCRGDRVRYKICNMQPCPEARDFREDQCAAFNGQLYEGISYTWFAHYDDLNPCVLACKGRSFSEENDQSDDVVVVARLGEKVHDGTRCRPGSLDMCIDGKCQRVGCDLRIGSTLQVDACGVCGGDGSSCSRPLYHWTLASMSLCSATCGVGYKMSRPVCQNVVTGEEVEEQLCNESQRPDNTVIECNMHTCPPKWHAGDWGPCSASCGGGSKLRQVHCTEETNSTKIKIEDEKCSGYKPRYQESCNQMDCPKWHSSSWSGCSVSCGEGMQVRVVECRDHNDQPSVLCPSHLKPTTTKPCATGIQCPYSVDEHSEELMPGLYHTQPLIQPYPPSGPAIAERLIGEPVVPSESTFIADEWGPCSVTCGEGIRKRQVHCKIFLEFSRTIAKLPDNKCSGEKPAETGSCFLEPCSSERLDIKDDPYRQDTNQNIKVGGGSPRSTYSWREQGYTHCSATCLGGVQELIVNCVRDDTQKVTSPYLCPRETKPEILIRTCNDYPCPPRWNYSDFSQCTQSCGIGIQTREVNCIHEVTQGGGNTVVVPNNMCPQPPPPDRQYCNVLDCPVKWIVTEWSKCSRACGTGEKTRKVECKQVMAQNHTVDRPISMCPSPRPSEKKPCNTKSCVLESDKPHIDVSNSTYIQHSVKKKKVFLKIGGAATVFYGTVVKIKCPVKRFNRTKIAWTKNGRMLPKTKKFRVSKKGALRIQNVAYADKGTYTCAAGKSAANLTLTVRAKPGEFMNSEEISKQKSDTIYDSPDIQPRRDDDRVNPMLNNDDHSHEQRPDNIKKPKSKVFTPTSPSLKADSNSLSGWAAGSTVDSKRDQSKLSASQLPSSSDSLRPEGSTSSASRALPYFQQLISNLQAYSRGHRTISFPEELINTKDSAPIILGRGPPENLKFDWVMTEWSKCSESCGDGFQTRQIHCLVRLHNNTQRVDDNMCEDAGLELPVTVRKCGIEECPKWVVDEWSTCSKSKCYALHTALQRRGVKCHLYNTSVAAVKCKDFEKPVDLQECENVKCIGKWKMGSWSKCNAPCGAEGVKYRILQCVWYGTKKPAGTACRDLHRPPVTKSCKGPPCLEESLCTDKSMFCSNVRMMNLCTSSTYKTTCCKSCASVE